In Phocoena sinus isolate mPhoSin1 chromosome X, mPhoSin1.pri, whole genome shotgun sequence, a genomic segment contains:
- the LAS1L gene encoding ribosomal biogenesis protein LAS1L isoform X2: MDRVWSAWCGKCVKEKGSPPLWAQRIVVAWLSRAEWDQVTVYLFSDDHKLQRYALNRITVWRSRLGNELPLAVASTADLVRCKLMDVTGGLGTDELRLLYGMALVRFVNLISERKTKFAKLPLKFLAQEVNIPDWIVELRHELTHKKMPHINDCRRGCYFVLDWLQKTYWCRQLENSLRETWELEEDREETDEEDQEEDKNIVVDDVTEQKPEPKDEEKGAELDVKADGNSEGNKEVDPHWQKAVRHKELYERARELLVSYEEEQFKVLEKFRYLPQAIKAWNNLSPPVECILAELKGITWENREALLDAFLDDGFLIPTFEQLAALQLDYEDGQTEVQRGEGTDPKSHKNVDLNDVLVPRPFSQFWQPLLRGLHSQTFTQALLERMLSELPALGDTGIRPTYILRWTIELIVANTKTGRNARRFSASQWEARKNWRLFNCSASLDWPQVVESCLGSPCWASPQLLQLIFKAMGQVLPDEEQEKLLHICSIYTQSGENNLVQEGSEASPIGKSPYTLDSLYWSLKPAGSSSGPEGEAQQQEEQGSLNDAKEDEKKKQEALEDQMEEEEGEEEEEENDAQKWEEEEEGDDDDDDDDDDDDDDDGEDEEEEDRMEVGPFSMEEESPTAENARLLAQKRGALEGSTWQVSSEDVRWDTFPLGRMPGQTEDPSELMLENYDTMYLLDQPVLDQRLEPPTCKTGTLGLSCSIGSGNCSNGSNDSGNLDGLLWSQGQLHGLKSGLQLF, from the exons ATGGATCGCGTGTGGAGTGCGTGGTGCGGGAAGTGCGTCAAAGAGAAAGGGTCGCCGCCACTCTGGGCCCAGCGCATCGTGGTCGCCTGGCTCAGTAGGGCCGAGTGGGATCAGGTGACAGTGTATCTGTTCTCTGACGACCATAAATTGCAGCGATACGCGCTGAACCGCATCACCGTGTGGAGGAGCAG GTTAGGCAACGAACTCCCCCTGGCAGTGGCTTCTACTGCTGACCTGGTACGCTGTAAGCTCATGGATGTAACTGGTGGCTTGGGCACTGATGAACTTAGACTGCTCTATGGCATGGCATTGGTCAG GTTTGTGAACCTTATCTCGGAGAGGAAAACAAAGTTTGCCAAGCTCCCTCTCAAGTTCCTGGCTCAGGAG GTGAACATTCCAGATTGGATTGTTGAACTTCGCCATGAGTTGACCCACAAGAAAATGCCCCATATAAATGACTGCCGCAGGG GCTGTTACTTTGTCCTGGATTGGCTCCAGAAGACCTACTGGTGCCGCCAACTGGAGAACAGCCTAAGAGAGACCTGGGAGTTGGAGGAGGACAGGGAAGAGACAGATGAAGAAGACCAAGAGGAAGATAAGAACATTGTCGTTGATGACGTCACAGAACAGAAACCAGAGCCTAAGGATGAGGAGAAAGGTGCAGAGCTGGATGTTAAGGCTGATGGAAACAGTGAAGGCAACAAAGAGGTTGATCCACATTGGCAAAAGGCTGTGAGACATAAAGAGTTGTATG AAAGAGCCCGAGAACTGCTGGTATCCTATGAAGAGGAGCAGTTTAAG GTGCTGGAGAAATTTAGGTATTTACCTCAGGCCATTAAGGCGTGGAATAACCTGTCCCCACCTGTAGAATGCATCCTGGCAGAGCTCAAGGGCATTACATGGGAGAACAG GGAGGCTCTGCTAGATGCTTTTCTGGATGACGGCTTTCTCATCCCCACATTTGAACAGTTGGCAGCTTTGCAGTTAGACTATGAAG ATGGGcagactgaggtccagagaggggaaggtactgacccaaagtcacaca AAAATGTGGACTTGAATGACGTCCTGGTGCCAAGGCCGTTCTCTCAATTCTGGCAGCCCCTGCTCAGGGGCCTCCACTCCCAGACCTTCACACAGGCCCTGCTGGAAAGGATGCTCTCTGAGCTGCCAGCCTTGGGGGACACTGGGATCCGGCCCACCTACATCCTCAGATGGACCATTGAACTGATCGTGGCTAACACCAAAACTG gaCGGAACGCCCGCCGGTTTTCTGCAAGCCAGTGGGAAGCGAGGAAGAACTGGAGGCTATTCAACTGCTCTGCCTCCCTTGACTGGCCCCAGGTGGTTGAGTCCTGCTTGGGTTCACCTTGCTGGGCCAGCCCCCAACTCCTTCAGCT CATCTTCAAAGCCATGGGGCAGGTCCTGCCAGATGAGGAGCAGGAGAAGCTGCTGCACATTTGTTCCATTTATACCCAGAGTGGAGAAAACAACCTGGTGCAGGAGGGCTCAGAGGCTTCCCCTATTGGGAAGTCTCCATACACACTGGACAGCCTGTACTGGAGCCTCAAACCAGCTGGCTCGAGCTCTGGACCTGAAGGAGAAGCCCAGCAACAGGAGGAACAGGGCAGCCTTAATGATGCCAAGGAAGATGAGAAGAAGAAGCAAGAGGCCTTGGAAGACCagatggaagaggaggagggagaggaggaggaagaggaaaatgatgcccagaagtgggaggaggaggaggaaggtgatgatgatgacgacgatgACGACGACGACGATGATGACGACGACGGCGaagatgaggaggaggaagacaggaTGGAAGTGGGGCCTTTCTCTATGGAGGAAGAGTCCCCCACTGCTGAGAATGCCAGGCTCCTGGCCCAGAAAAGAGGAGCTTTGGAGGGCTCTACATGGCAAGTTAGCTCAG AAGATGTACGATGGGACACTTTCCCCTTAGGCCGAATGCCAGGTCAGACCGAGGACCCATCAGAGCTTATGCTGGAGAATTATGACACCATGTATCTTTTGGACCAGCCTGTGCTAGACCAGCGGCTGGAACCCCCAACATGCAAGACTGG CACCCTGGGCCTGAGCTGCAGCATTGGCAGTGGCAACTGCAGCAATGGCAGCAATGACAGTGGCAACTTGGACGGCCTTCTCTGGAGCCAGGGCCAGCTGCATGGGCTCAAAAGTGGCCTACAGCTCTTCTGA
- the LAS1L gene encoding ribosomal biogenesis protein LAS1L isoform X11, translating into MDRVWSAWCGKCVKEKGSPPLWAQRIVVAWLSRAEWDQVTVYLFSDDHKLQRYALNRITVWRSRLGNELPLAVASTADLVRCKLMDVTGGLGTDELRLLYGMALVRFVNLISERKTKFAKLPLKFLAQEVNIPDWIVELRHELTHKKMPHINDCRRGCYFVLDWLQKTYWCRQLENSLRETWELEEDREETDEEDQEEDKNIVVDDVTEQKPEPKDEEKGAELDVKADGNSEGNKEVDPHWQKAVRHKELYERARELLVSYEEEQFKVLEKFRYLPQAIKAWNNLSPPVECILAELKGITWENREALLDAFLDDGFLIPTFEQLAALQLDYEGRNARRFSASQWEARKNWRLFNCSASLDWPQVVESCLGSPCWASPQLLQLIFKAMGQVLPDEEQEKLLHICSIYTQSGENNLVQEGSEASPIGKSPYTLDSLYWSLKPAGSSSGPEGEAQQQEEQGSLNDAKEDEKKKQEALEDQMEEEEGEEEEEENDAQKWEEEEEGDDDDDDDDDDDDDDDGEDEEEEDRMEVGPFSMEEESPTAENARLLAQKRGALEGSTWQVSSEDVRWDTFPLGRMPGQTEDPSELMLENYDTMYLLDQPVLDQRLEPPTCKTGTLGLSCSIGSGNCSNGSNDSGNLDGLLWSQGQLHGLKSGLQLF; encoded by the exons ATGGATCGCGTGTGGAGTGCGTGGTGCGGGAAGTGCGTCAAAGAGAAAGGGTCGCCGCCACTCTGGGCCCAGCGCATCGTGGTCGCCTGGCTCAGTAGGGCCGAGTGGGATCAGGTGACAGTGTATCTGTTCTCTGACGACCATAAATTGCAGCGATACGCGCTGAACCGCATCACCGTGTGGAGGAGCAG GTTAGGCAACGAACTCCCCCTGGCAGTGGCTTCTACTGCTGACCTGGTACGCTGTAAGCTCATGGATGTAACTGGTGGCTTGGGCACTGATGAACTTAGACTGCTCTATGGCATGGCATTGGTCAG GTTTGTGAACCTTATCTCGGAGAGGAAAACAAAGTTTGCCAAGCTCCCTCTCAAGTTCCTGGCTCAGGAG GTGAACATTCCAGATTGGATTGTTGAACTTCGCCATGAGTTGACCCACAAGAAAATGCCCCATATAAATGACTGCCGCAGGG GCTGTTACTTTGTCCTGGATTGGCTCCAGAAGACCTACTGGTGCCGCCAACTGGAGAACAGCCTAAGAGAGACCTGGGAGTTGGAGGAGGACAGGGAAGAGACAGATGAAGAAGACCAAGAGGAAGATAAGAACATTGTCGTTGATGACGTCACAGAACAGAAACCAGAGCCTAAGGATGAGGAGAAAGGTGCAGAGCTGGATGTTAAGGCTGATGGAAACAGTGAAGGCAACAAAGAGGTTGATCCACATTGGCAAAAGGCTGTGAGACATAAAGAGTTGTATG AAAGAGCCCGAGAACTGCTGGTATCCTATGAAGAGGAGCAGTTTAAG GTGCTGGAGAAATTTAGGTATTTACCTCAGGCCATTAAGGCGTGGAATAACCTGTCCCCACCTGTAGAATGCATCCTGGCAGAGCTCAAGGGCATTACATGGGAGAACAG GGAGGCTCTGCTAGATGCTTTTCTGGATGACGGCTTTCTCATCCCCACATTTGAACAGTTGGCAGCTTTGCAGTTAGACTATGAAG gaCGGAACGCCCGCCGGTTTTCTGCAAGCCAGTGGGAAGCGAGGAAGAACTGGAGGCTATTCAACTGCTCTGCCTCCCTTGACTGGCCCCAGGTGGTTGAGTCCTGCTTGGGTTCACCTTGCTGGGCCAGCCCCCAACTCCTTCAGCT CATCTTCAAAGCCATGGGGCAGGTCCTGCCAGATGAGGAGCAGGAGAAGCTGCTGCACATTTGTTCCATTTATACCCAGAGTGGAGAAAACAACCTGGTGCAGGAGGGCTCAGAGGCTTCCCCTATTGGGAAGTCTCCATACACACTGGACAGCCTGTACTGGAGCCTCAAACCAGCTGGCTCGAGCTCTGGACCTGAAGGAGAAGCCCAGCAACAGGAGGAACAGGGCAGCCTTAATGATGCCAAGGAAGATGAGAAGAAGAAGCAAGAGGCCTTGGAAGACCagatggaagaggaggagggagaggaggaggaagaggaaaatgatgcccagaagtgggaggaggaggaggaaggtgatgatgatgacgacgatgACGACGACGACGATGATGACGACGACGGCGaagatgaggaggaggaagacaggaTGGAAGTGGGGCCTTTCTCTATGGAGGAAGAGTCCCCCACTGCTGAGAATGCCAGGCTCCTGGCCCAGAAAAGAGGAGCTTTGGAGGGCTCTACATGGCAAGTTAGCTCAG AAGATGTACGATGGGACACTTTCCCCTTAGGCCGAATGCCAGGTCAGACCGAGGACCCATCAGAGCTTATGCTGGAGAATTATGACACCATGTATCTTTTGGACCAGCCTGTGCTAGACCAGCGGCTGGAACCCCCAACATGCAAGACTGG CACCCTGGGCCTGAGCTGCAGCATTGGCAGTGGCAACTGCAGCAATGGCAGCAATGACAGTGGCAACTTGGACGGCCTTCTCTGGAGCCAGGGCCAGCTGCATGGGCTCAAAAGTGGCCTACAGCTCTTCTGA
- the LAS1L gene encoding ribosomal biogenesis protein LAS1L isoform X9 gives MDRVWSAWCGKCVKEKGSPPLWAQRIVVAWLSRAEWDQVTVYLFSDDHKLQRYALNRITVWRSRLGNELPLAVASTADLVRCKLMDVTGGLGTDELRLLYGMALVRFVNLISERKTKFAKLPLKFLAQEVNIPDWIVELRHELTHKKMPHINDCRRGCYFVLDWLQKTYWCRQLENSLRETWELEEDREETDEEDQEEDKNIVVDDVTEQKPEPKDEEKERARELLVSYEEEQFKVLEKFRYLPQAIKAWNNLSPPVECILAELKGITWENREALLDAFLDDGFLIPTFEQLAALQLDYEENVDLNDVLVPRPFSQFWQPLLRGLHSQTFTQALLERMLSELPALGDTGIRPTYILRWTIELIVANTKTGRNARRFSASQWEARKNWRLFNCSASLDWPQVVESCLGSPCWASPQLLQLIFKAMGQVLPDEEQEKLLHICSIYTQSGENNLVQEGSEASPIGKSPYTLDSLYWSLKPAGSSSGPEGEAQQQEEQGSLNDAKEDEKKKQEALEDQMEEEEGEEEEEENDAQKWEEEEEGDDDDDDDDDDDDDDDGEDEEEEDRMEVGPFSMEEESPTAENARLLAQKRGALEGSTWQVSSEDVRWDTFPLGRMPGQTEDPSELMLENYDTMYLLDQPVLDQRLEPPTCKTGTLGLSCSIGSGNCSNGSNDSGNLDGLLWSQGQLHGLKSGLQLF, from the exons ATGGATCGCGTGTGGAGTGCGTGGTGCGGGAAGTGCGTCAAAGAGAAAGGGTCGCCGCCACTCTGGGCCCAGCGCATCGTGGTCGCCTGGCTCAGTAGGGCCGAGTGGGATCAGGTGACAGTGTATCTGTTCTCTGACGACCATAAATTGCAGCGATACGCGCTGAACCGCATCACCGTGTGGAGGAGCAG GTTAGGCAACGAACTCCCCCTGGCAGTGGCTTCTACTGCTGACCTGGTACGCTGTAAGCTCATGGATGTAACTGGTGGCTTGGGCACTGATGAACTTAGACTGCTCTATGGCATGGCATTGGTCAG GTTTGTGAACCTTATCTCGGAGAGGAAAACAAAGTTTGCCAAGCTCCCTCTCAAGTTCCTGGCTCAGGAG GTGAACATTCCAGATTGGATTGTTGAACTTCGCCATGAGTTGACCCACAAGAAAATGCCCCATATAAATGACTGCCGCAGGG GCTGTTACTTTGTCCTGGATTGGCTCCAGAAGACCTACTGGTGCCGCCAACTGGAGAACAGCCTAAGAGAGACCTGGGAGTTGGAGGAGGACAGGGAAGAGACAGATGAAGAAGACCAAGAGGAAGATAAGAACATTGTCGTTGATGACGTCACAGAACAGAAACCAGAGCCTAAGGATGAGGAGAAAG AAAGAGCCCGAGAACTGCTGGTATCCTATGAAGAGGAGCAGTTTAAG GTGCTGGAGAAATTTAGGTATTTACCTCAGGCCATTAAGGCGTGGAATAACCTGTCCCCACCTGTAGAATGCATCCTGGCAGAGCTCAAGGGCATTACATGGGAGAACAG GGAGGCTCTGCTAGATGCTTTTCTGGATGACGGCTTTCTCATCCCCACATTTGAACAGTTGGCAGCTTTGCAGTTAGACTATGAAG AAAATGTGGACTTGAATGACGTCCTGGTGCCAAGGCCGTTCTCTCAATTCTGGCAGCCCCTGCTCAGGGGCCTCCACTCCCAGACCTTCACACAGGCCCTGCTGGAAAGGATGCTCTCTGAGCTGCCAGCCTTGGGGGACACTGGGATCCGGCCCACCTACATCCTCAGATGGACCATTGAACTGATCGTGGCTAACACCAAAACTG gaCGGAACGCCCGCCGGTTTTCTGCAAGCCAGTGGGAAGCGAGGAAGAACTGGAGGCTATTCAACTGCTCTGCCTCCCTTGACTGGCCCCAGGTGGTTGAGTCCTGCTTGGGTTCACCTTGCTGGGCCAGCCCCCAACTCCTTCAGCT CATCTTCAAAGCCATGGGGCAGGTCCTGCCAGATGAGGAGCAGGAGAAGCTGCTGCACATTTGTTCCATTTATACCCAGAGTGGAGAAAACAACCTGGTGCAGGAGGGCTCAGAGGCTTCCCCTATTGGGAAGTCTCCATACACACTGGACAGCCTGTACTGGAGCCTCAAACCAGCTGGCTCGAGCTCTGGACCTGAAGGAGAAGCCCAGCAACAGGAGGAACAGGGCAGCCTTAATGATGCCAAGGAAGATGAGAAGAAGAAGCAAGAGGCCTTGGAAGACCagatggaagaggaggagggagaggaggaggaagaggaaaatgatgcccagaagtgggaggaggaggaggaaggtgatgatgatgacgacgatgACGACGACGACGATGATGACGACGACGGCGaagatgaggaggaggaagacaggaTGGAAGTGGGGCCTTTCTCTATGGAGGAAGAGTCCCCCACTGCTGAGAATGCCAGGCTCCTGGCCCAGAAAAGAGGAGCTTTGGAGGGCTCTACATGGCAAGTTAGCTCAG AAGATGTACGATGGGACACTTTCCCCTTAGGCCGAATGCCAGGTCAGACCGAGGACCCATCAGAGCTTATGCTGGAGAATTATGACACCATGTATCTTTTGGACCAGCCTGTGCTAGACCAGCGGCTGGAACCCCCAACATGCAAGACTGG CACCCTGGGCCTGAGCTGCAGCATTGGCAGTGGCAACTGCAGCAATGGCAGCAATGACAGTGGCAACTTGGACGGCCTTCTCTGGAGCCAGGGCCAGCTGCATGGGCTCAAAAGTGGCCTACAGCTCTTCTGA
- the LAS1L gene encoding ribosomal biogenesis protein LAS1L isoform X5: MDRVWSAWCGKCVKEKGSPPLWAQRIVVAWLSRAEWDQVTVYLFSDDHKLQRYALNRITVWRSRLGNELPLAVASTADLVRCKLMDVTGGLGTDELRLLYGMALVRFVNLISERKTKFAKLPLKFLAQEVNIPDWIVELRHELTHKKMPHINDCRRGCYFVLDWLQKTYWCRQLENSLRETWELEEDREETDEEDQEEDKNIVVDDVTEQKPEPKDEEKGAELDVKADGNSEGNKEVDPHWQKAVRHKELYERARELLVSYEEEQFKVLEKFRYLPQAIKAWNNLSPPVECILAELKGITWENREALLDAFLDDGFLIPTFEQLAALQLDYEENVDLNDVLVPRPFSQFWQPLLRGLHSQTFTQALLERMLSELPALGDTGIRPTYILRWTIELIVANTKTGRNARRFSASQWEARKNWRLFNCSASLDWPQVVESCLGSPCWASPQLLQLIFKAMGQVLPDEEQEKLLHICSIYTQSGENNLVQEGSEASPIGKSPYTLDSLYWSLKPAGSSSGPEGEAQQQEEQGSLNDAKEDEKKKQEALEDQMEEEEGEEEEEENDAQKWEEEEEGDDDDDDDDDDDDDDDGEDEEEEDRMEVGPFSMEEESPTAENARLLAQKRGALEGSTWQVSSEDVRWDTFPLGRMPGQTEDPSELMLENYDTMYLLDQPVLDQRLEPPTCKTGTLGLSCSIGSGNCSNGSNDSGNLDGLLWSQGQLHGLKSGLQLF, translated from the exons ATGGATCGCGTGTGGAGTGCGTGGTGCGGGAAGTGCGTCAAAGAGAAAGGGTCGCCGCCACTCTGGGCCCAGCGCATCGTGGTCGCCTGGCTCAGTAGGGCCGAGTGGGATCAGGTGACAGTGTATCTGTTCTCTGACGACCATAAATTGCAGCGATACGCGCTGAACCGCATCACCGTGTGGAGGAGCAG GTTAGGCAACGAACTCCCCCTGGCAGTGGCTTCTACTGCTGACCTGGTACGCTGTAAGCTCATGGATGTAACTGGTGGCTTGGGCACTGATGAACTTAGACTGCTCTATGGCATGGCATTGGTCAG GTTTGTGAACCTTATCTCGGAGAGGAAAACAAAGTTTGCCAAGCTCCCTCTCAAGTTCCTGGCTCAGGAG GTGAACATTCCAGATTGGATTGTTGAACTTCGCCATGAGTTGACCCACAAGAAAATGCCCCATATAAATGACTGCCGCAGGG GCTGTTACTTTGTCCTGGATTGGCTCCAGAAGACCTACTGGTGCCGCCAACTGGAGAACAGCCTAAGAGAGACCTGGGAGTTGGAGGAGGACAGGGAAGAGACAGATGAAGAAGACCAAGAGGAAGATAAGAACATTGTCGTTGATGACGTCACAGAACAGAAACCAGAGCCTAAGGATGAGGAGAAAGGTGCAGAGCTGGATGTTAAGGCTGATGGAAACAGTGAAGGCAACAAAGAGGTTGATCCACATTGGCAAAAGGCTGTGAGACATAAAGAGTTGTATG AAAGAGCCCGAGAACTGCTGGTATCCTATGAAGAGGAGCAGTTTAAG GTGCTGGAGAAATTTAGGTATTTACCTCAGGCCATTAAGGCGTGGAATAACCTGTCCCCACCTGTAGAATGCATCCTGGCAGAGCTCAAGGGCATTACATGGGAGAACAG GGAGGCTCTGCTAGATGCTTTTCTGGATGACGGCTTTCTCATCCCCACATTTGAACAGTTGGCAGCTTTGCAGTTAGACTATGAAG AAAATGTGGACTTGAATGACGTCCTGGTGCCAAGGCCGTTCTCTCAATTCTGGCAGCCCCTGCTCAGGGGCCTCCACTCCCAGACCTTCACACAGGCCCTGCTGGAAAGGATGCTCTCTGAGCTGCCAGCCTTGGGGGACACTGGGATCCGGCCCACCTACATCCTCAGATGGACCATTGAACTGATCGTGGCTAACACCAAAACTG gaCGGAACGCCCGCCGGTTTTCTGCAAGCCAGTGGGAAGCGAGGAAGAACTGGAGGCTATTCAACTGCTCTGCCTCCCTTGACTGGCCCCAGGTGGTTGAGTCCTGCTTGGGTTCACCTTGCTGGGCCAGCCCCCAACTCCTTCAGCT CATCTTCAAAGCCATGGGGCAGGTCCTGCCAGATGAGGAGCAGGAGAAGCTGCTGCACATTTGTTCCATTTATACCCAGAGTGGAGAAAACAACCTGGTGCAGGAGGGCTCAGAGGCTTCCCCTATTGGGAAGTCTCCATACACACTGGACAGCCTGTACTGGAGCCTCAAACCAGCTGGCTCGAGCTCTGGACCTGAAGGAGAAGCCCAGCAACAGGAGGAACAGGGCAGCCTTAATGATGCCAAGGAAGATGAGAAGAAGAAGCAAGAGGCCTTGGAAGACCagatggaagaggaggagggagaggaggaggaagaggaaaatgatgcccagaagtgggaggaggaggaggaaggtgatgatgatgacgacgatgACGACGACGACGATGATGACGACGACGGCGaagatgaggaggaggaagacaggaTGGAAGTGGGGCCTTTCTCTATGGAGGAAGAGTCCCCCACTGCTGAGAATGCCAGGCTCCTGGCCCAGAAAAGAGGAGCTTTGGAGGGCTCTACATGGCAAGTTAGCTCAG AAGATGTACGATGGGACACTTTCCCCTTAGGCCGAATGCCAGGTCAGACCGAGGACCCATCAGAGCTTATGCTGGAGAATTATGACACCATGTATCTTTTGGACCAGCCTGTGCTAGACCAGCGGCTGGAACCCCCAACATGCAAGACTGG CACCCTGGGCCTGAGCTGCAGCATTGGCAGTGGCAACTGCAGCAATGGCAGCAATGACAGTGGCAACTTGGACGGCCTTCTCTGGAGCCAGGGCCAGCTGCATGGGCTCAAAAGTGGCCTACAGCTCTTCTGA
- the LAS1L gene encoding ribosomal biogenesis protein LAS1L isoform X12, with translation MKEPENCWYPMKRSSLREALLDAFLDDGFLIPTFEQLAALQLDYEENVDLNDVLVPRPFSQFWQPLLRGLHSQTFTQALLERMLSELPALGDTGIRPTYILRWTIELIVANTKTGRNARRFSASQWEARKNWRLFNCSASLDWPQVVESCLGSPCWASPQLLQLIFKAMGQVLPDEEQEKLLHICSIYTQSGENNLVQEGSEASPIGKSPYTLDSLYWSLKPAGSSSGPEGEAQQQEEQGSLNDAKEDEKKKQEALEDQMEEEEGEEEEEENDAQKWEEEEEGDDDDDDDDDDDDDDDGEDEEEEDRMEVGPFSMEEESPTAENARLLAQKRGALEGSTWQVSSEDVRWDTFPLGRMPGQTEDPSELMLENYDTMYLLDQPVLDQRLEPPTCKTGTLGLSCSIGSGNCSNGSNDSGNLDGLLWSQGQLHGLKSGLQLF, from the exons ATG AAAGAGCCCGAGAACTGCTGGTATCCTATGAAGAGGAGCAGTTTAAG GGAGGCTCTGCTAGATGCTTTTCTGGATGACGGCTTTCTCATCCCCACATTTGAACAGTTGGCAGCTTTGCAGTTAGACTATGAAG AAAATGTGGACTTGAATGACGTCCTGGTGCCAAGGCCGTTCTCTCAATTCTGGCAGCCCCTGCTCAGGGGCCTCCACTCCCAGACCTTCACACAGGCCCTGCTGGAAAGGATGCTCTCTGAGCTGCCAGCCTTGGGGGACACTGGGATCCGGCCCACCTACATCCTCAGATGGACCATTGAACTGATCGTGGCTAACACCAAAACTG gaCGGAACGCCCGCCGGTTTTCTGCAAGCCAGTGGGAAGCGAGGAAGAACTGGAGGCTATTCAACTGCTCTGCCTCCCTTGACTGGCCCCAGGTGGTTGAGTCCTGCTTGGGTTCACCTTGCTGGGCCAGCCCCCAACTCCTTCAGCT CATCTTCAAAGCCATGGGGCAGGTCCTGCCAGATGAGGAGCAGGAGAAGCTGCTGCACATTTGTTCCATTTATACCCAGAGTGGAGAAAACAACCTGGTGCAGGAGGGCTCAGAGGCTTCCCCTATTGGGAAGTCTCCATACACACTGGACAGCCTGTACTGGAGCCTCAAACCAGCTGGCTCGAGCTCTGGACCTGAAGGAGAAGCCCAGCAACAGGAGGAACAGGGCAGCCTTAATGATGCCAAGGAAGATGAGAAGAAGAAGCAAGAGGCCTTGGAAGACCagatggaagaggaggagggagaggaggaggaagaggaaaatgatgcccagaagtgggaggaggaggaggaaggtgatgatgatgacgacgatgACGACGACGACGATGATGACGACGACGGCGaagatgaggaggaggaagacaggaTGGAAGTGGGGCCTTTCTCTATGGAGGAAGAGTCCCCCACTGCTGAGAATGCCAGGCTCCTGGCCCAGAAAAGAGGAGCTTTGGAGGGCTCTACATGGCAAGTTAGCTCAG AAGATGTACGATGGGACACTTTCCCCTTAGGCCGAATGCCAGGTCAGACCGAGGACCCATCAGAGCTTATGCTGGAGAATTATGACACCATGTATCTTTTGGACCAGCCTGTGCTAGACCAGCGGCTGGAACCCCCAACATGCAAGACTGG CACCCTGGGCCTGAGCTGCAGCATTGGCAGTGGCAACTGCAGCAATGGCAGCAATGACAGTGGCAACTTGGACGGCCTTCTCTGGAGCCAGGGCCAGCTGCATGGGCTCAAAAGTGGCCTACAGCTCTTCTGA